One segment of Enterobacter ludwigii DNA contains the following:
- the gltK gene encoding glutamate/aspartate ABC transporter permease GltK, with protein MYEFDWSSIVPSMPYLLDGLLITLKITVIAIVVGIVWGTLLAVMRLSAFKPFAWFATAYVNVFRSIPLVMVLLWFYLIVPGFLQNVLGLSPKTDIRLISAMVAFSMFEAAYYSEIIRAGIQSISRGQSSAALALGMTHWQSMQLIILPQAFRAMVPLLLTQGIVLFQDTSLVYVLSLADFFRTASTIGERDGTQVEMVLFAGGVYFVISLSASLLVSWLKKRTV; from the coding sequence ATGTACGAATTTGACTGGAGTTCTATCGTTCCATCCATGCCTTACCTGCTGGATGGCCTGCTGATCACCTTAAAAATCACTGTGATTGCTATTGTGGTGGGTATCGTCTGGGGCACCCTGCTCGCGGTCATGCGCCTGTCGGCCTTTAAACCGTTCGCCTGGTTTGCCACAGCCTACGTTAACGTTTTCCGCTCCATCCCCCTGGTGATGGTACTGCTGTGGTTTTACCTGATTGTTCCCGGCTTTCTGCAAAACGTGCTGGGGCTGTCGCCGAAAACCGATATCCGCCTGATCTCCGCGATGGTCGCGTTCTCAATGTTTGAGGCTGCTTACTATTCAGAGATTATCCGAGCGGGTATTCAGAGTATTTCCCGTGGGCAGTCCAGCGCCGCGCTGGCGCTGGGGATGACGCACTGGCAATCCATGCAGCTCATTATTCTGCCGCAGGCGTTTCGCGCCATGGTTCCCCTCCTGCTGACCCAGGGCATCGTACTGTTCCAGGATACCTCTCTGGTCTACGTACTGAGCCTGGCAGACTTCTTCCGTACCGCGTCTACCATCGGTGAACGTGATGGTACGCAGGTCGAAATGGTGCTCTTCGCGGGTGGCGTCTATTTTGTGATTAGTTTAAGCGCGTCGCTGTTGGTCAGCTGGCTGAAGAAAAGGACTGTATAA
- a CDS encoding amino acid ABC transporter ATP-binding protein — MISLKNVSKWYGHFQVLTDCSTEVKKGDVVVVCGPSGSGKSTLIKTVNGLEPVQQGEILVNGTKVNDRKTNLAQLRSHVGMVFQHFELFPHLSIIENLTLAQVKVLKRDKKLARDKGLKLLERVGLSAHADKFPAQLSGGQQQRVAIARALCMDPVAMLFDEPTSALDPEMINEVLDVMVELAHEGMTMMVVTHEMGFARKVANRVIFMDEGKIVEDSPKEEFFANPKSERAKDFLAKILH; from the coding sequence ATGATTTCCCTGAAAAATGTTTCTAAATGGTATGGGCACTTTCAGGTGCTGACCGACTGCTCAACCGAAGTGAAAAAAGGTGACGTGGTGGTGGTATGTGGGCCGTCCGGCTCTGGTAAATCCACGCTGATCAAAACCGTTAACGGCCTGGAGCCGGTGCAGCAAGGAGAGATCCTCGTCAACGGCACCAAAGTCAATGACAGGAAAACCAACCTTGCTCAGCTGCGTTCCCACGTCGGCATGGTGTTCCAGCACTTTGAGCTGTTTCCGCACCTCTCCATTATTGAGAACCTGACGCTGGCGCAGGTAAAAGTGCTGAAACGCGATAAAAAGCTCGCGCGCGATAAAGGTCTGAAGCTGCTGGAACGCGTGGGGCTCTCTGCGCATGCTGATAAATTCCCGGCGCAGCTCTCTGGCGGTCAGCAGCAGCGTGTGGCTATTGCCCGGGCCCTGTGTATGGATCCGGTCGCCATGCTGTTTGATGAACCGACTTCCGCTCTCGATCCCGAGATGATCAACGAAGTGCTGGACGTAATGGTTGAGCTGGCGCACGAAGGGATGACGATGATGGTGGTGACCCACGAAATGGGCTTTGCCCGCAAAGTGGCGAACCGCGTGATCTTCATGGACGAAGGAAAGATTGTTGAAGACTCGCCGAAAGAAGAGTTCTTCGCCAATCCTAAATCCGAGCGAGCAAAAGACTTCCTCGCCAAAATCCTGCACTAA
- a CDS encoding amino acid ABC transporter substrate-binding protein, whose product MQLRKLATAMLVMGMSASVVHAEDAPAAGSTLDKIAKNGVIVVGHRESSVPFSYYDNTQKVVGYSQDYSNAIVEAVKKKLNKPDLQVKLIPITSQNRIPLLQNGTFDFECGSTTNNLERQKQAAFSDTIFVVGTRLLTKKGGEIKDFADLKGKAVVVTSGTTSEVLLHKLNDEKKMDMRIISAKDHGDSFRTLESGRAVAFMMDDALLAGERAKAKKPDNWDIVGTAQSKEAYGCMLRKDDPQFKKLIDDTIAQVQTSGEAEKWFDKWFKNPIPPKNLNMNFELSDDMKALFKSPNDKALN is encoded by the coding sequence ATGCAATTACGTAAACTGGCCACAGCAATGCTGGTTATGGGGATGTCGGCAAGCGTCGTTCACGCTGAAGATGCTCCGGCTGCCGGGAGCACTCTCGACAAGATTGCCAAAAACGGCGTGATCGTGGTCGGCCACCGTGAATCTTCTGTCCCGTTCTCTTACTACGACAACACGCAAAAAGTCGTGGGCTATTCACAGGATTACTCCAACGCTATCGTTGAAGCTGTGAAGAAAAAGCTGAACAAACCTGACCTGCAGGTGAAGCTGATTCCAATCACTTCACAAAACCGTATTCCACTGCTGCAAAACGGCACGTTCGATTTTGAGTGCGGTTCCACCACCAACAACCTTGAACGTCAGAAACAGGCTGCCTTCTCTGACACCATCTTCGTCGTGGGCACCCGCCTGCTGACCAAGAAAGGCGGCGAGATCAAAGACTTTGCAGATCTGAAAGGTAAAGCCGTTGTTGTTACCTCCGGTACCACTTCCGAAGTGTTGCTGCACAAGCTGAACGACGAGAAGAAAATGGATATGCGCATCATCAGCGCGAAAGATCATGGCGACTCTTTCCGTACCCTGGAAAGTGGCCGTGCTGTGGCGTTTATGATGGATGATGCCCTGCTGGCAGGCGAACGTGCAAAAGCGAAGAAACCAGACAACTGGGATATCGTCGGCACGGCGCAATCTAAAGAAGCGTACGGCTGTATGCTGCGTAAAGACGATCCGCAGTTCAAGAAGCTGATCGATGACACCATCGCTCAGGTTCAGACCTCCGGTGAAGCGGAAAAATGGTTTGATAAATGGTTCAAGAACCCGATTCCACCCAAAAATCTTAACATGAACTTCGAACTGTCTGACGACATGAAAGCGCTGTTCAAATCACCAAACGACAAGGCTCTTAACTAA
- the rihA gene encoding pyrimidine-specific ribonucleoside hydrolase RihA, with protein MAQPILLDCDPGHDDAIALVLALASPELDVKAVTSSAGNQTPEKTLRNVLRMLTLLKRTDIPVAGGAVKPLMRDLIIADNVHGESGLDGPALPEPGFEAQPCTAVELMAKVLRESAEPVTLVATGPQTNVALLLNSHPELHSKIARIVIMGGAMGLGNWTPAAEFNIFVDPEAAEIIFQSGLPIVMAGLDVTHRAQIMAHDIARFRAIGNPVATTVAELLDFFMEYHKAAKWGFHGAPLHDPCTIAWLLKPEMFTTVERWVGVETQGKYTQGMTVVDYYSLTGNQPNTTLMVDIDREAFVDLLAERLNYYSQAR; from the coding sequence ATGGCACAACCTATCCTTCTCGATTGCGACCCGGGTCATGATGACGCGATCGCCCTCGTCCTTGCACTTGCCTCCCCTGAACTGGACGTCAAAGCCGTTACGTCCTCTGCCGGAAACCAGACACCGGAGAAAACGCTGCGTAACGTCCTGCGTATGCTGACGTTGCTCAAACGCACCGATATACCGGTCGCCGGTGGTGCCGTCAAACCGCTCATGCGCGATCTGATCATTGCCGACAACGTGCACGGTGAAAGTGGGCTGGATGGCCCGGCACTGCCCGAACCGGGGTTTGAAGCGCAACCCTGCACCGCCGTAGAGCTGATGGCGAAAGTGCTGCGTGAAAGCGCGGAACCGGTCACGCTGGTGGCCACCGGCCCGCAAACCAACGTTGCGCTGCTGCTCAACAGCCATCCGGAATTGCACAGTAAAATCGCCCGAATCGTGATCATGGGCGGCGCAATGGGACTCGGGAACTGGACGCCAGCGGCGGAGTTCAACATTTTTGTCGATCCGGAAGCCGCAGAGATTATCTTCCAGTCTGGCCTGCCGATTGTCATGGCCGGCCTGGACGTCACCCATCGCGCACAAATAATGGCGCACGACATTGCGCGCTTTCGTGCCATTGGCAACCCGGTGGCGACAACCGTCGCAGAGTTGCTGGACTTCTTTATGGAGTATCACAAAGCCGCGAAATGGGGTTTTCACGGCGCGCCGCTGCACGATCCGTGCACCATTGCCTGGCTGCTCAAACCGGAGATGTTTACCACGGTAGAACGGTGGGTAGGCGTGGAAACCCAGGGGAAATACACTCAGGGTATGACGGTAGTGGACTACTATTCGCTGACGGGCAATCAACCCAACACCACGCTGATGGTGGATATCGACCGTGAAGCGTTCGTGGATTTGCTGGCGGAAAGACTCAACTATTACAGTCAGGCCCGGTAA
- a CDS encoding amino acid ABC transporter permease — protein sequence MSIDWNWGIFLQQAPFGNTTYLGWLWSGFQVTVALSITAWIIAFLVGSLFGILRTVPNRFLSSLGTLYVELFRNVPLIVQFFTWYLVVPELLPENIGMWFKSELDPNVQFFVSSMLCLGLFTAARVCEQVRAAIQSLPRGQKNAGLAMGLTLPQTYRYVLLPNAYRVIVPPMTSEMMNLVKNSAIASTIGLVDMAAQAGKLLDYSAHAWESFTAITLAYVLINTFIMLVMNLVERKIRLPGNLGGK from the coding sequence ATGTCAATAGACTGGAACTGGGGCATATTCCTGCAACAAGCCCCGTTCGGCAACACCACCTATCTTGGCTGGCTGTGGAGCGGTTTTCAGGTTACCGTCGCCTTATCGATCACGGCGTGGATTATCGCGTTTCTTGTCGGTTCACTGTTCGGTATTTTACGCACCGTGCCTAACCGTTTTCTCTCATCTCTCGGCACCCTGTATGTGGAACTGTTCCGTAACGTTCCGCTGATTGTGCAATTTTTCACCTGGTATCTGGTCGTCCCGGAACTGCTGCCGGAAAATATTGGCATGTGGTTTAAGTCGGAACTGGATCCGAACGTGCAGTTCTTTGTCTCCTCCATGCTCTGCCTGGGGCTCTTCACCGCCGCGCGCGTTTGCGAGCAGGTGCGTGCCGCCATTCAGTCACTGCCGCGCGGACAAAAAAATGCTGGCCTGGCGATGGGCCTGACGCTGCCACAAACTTACCGCTACGTACTGCTGCCTAACGCTTACCGCGTCATTGTTCCACCGATGACGTCTGAGATGATGAACCTGGTGAAAAACTCGGCCATCGCCTCGACCATCGGTCTGGTGGATATGGCCGCACAGGCGGGCAAGCTGCTGGATTATTCCGCCCACGCGTGGGAATCCTTCACGGCGATCACACTCGCCTATGTTCTGATTAACACTTTCATCATGCTGGTGATGAACCTGGTTGAACGCAAAATCCGCCTGCCGGGCAATCTGGGGGGCAAATAA